agacacaaggctgcaggctgagttataaagggaactctgagtatcactcatgtattataagggataatgtaccccctactgtaaatgataaggatattagaagtcactgaggggttgttctgtgaccatataaaggcacaagctgcaggctgagtaatacagggaactctgagtatcactcatgtattataagggataatgtaccccctactgtaaatgataaggatattagaagtcactgaggggttattctgtgaccatataaaggcacaaggctgcaggctgagttatacagggaactctgagtatcactcatgtattataagggataatgtaccccctactgtaaatgataaggatattagaagtcactgagggtttgttctgtgaccatataaaggcacaaggctgcaggctgagttatacagggaactctgagtatcactcatgtattataagggataatgtaccccctactgtaaatgataaggatattagaagtcactgaggggttgttctgtgaccatataaaggcacaaggctgcaggctgagttatacagggaactctgagtatcactcatgtattataagggataatgtaccccctactgtaaatgataaggatattagaagtcactgaggagttgttctgtgaccatataaagacacaaggctgcaggctgagttataaagggaactctgagtatcactcatgtattataagggataatgtaccccctactgtaaatgataaggatattagaagtcactgaggggttgttctgtgaccatataaaggcacaagctgcaggctgagtaatacagggaactctgagtatcactcatgtattataagggataatgtaccccctactgtaaatgataaggatattagaagtcactgaggggttattctgtgaccatataaaggcacaaggctgcaggccgagttatacagggaactctgagtatcactcatgtattataagggataatgtaccccctactgtaaatgataaggatattagaagtcactgaggagttgttctgtgaccatataaagacacaaggctgcaggctgagttataaagggaactctgagtatcactcatgtattataagggataatgtaccccctactgtaaatgataaggatattagaagtcactgaggggttgttctgtgaccatataaaggcacaaggctgcaggctgagttataaagggaactctgagtatcactcatgtattataagggataatgtaccccctactgtaaatgataaggatattagaagtcactgaggggttgttctgtgaccatataaagacacaaggctgcaggctgagttatacagggaactctgagtatcactcatgtattataagagataatacTTTCTATTGCAGGTATCGGACTGTATAAGGAGGAAGGAGCCAGAGATGGAGAATGCAGAGGAGATCCAGCCTGTAATCAGAGTTATCAtttactttacacacacacacacatatatctatctatctatatatatatacacacaaatatacacaggAATAAAAACAATGTTTGGATAAGGAAACAGAACGTTGGGTTTTTATCACAACTATTAGATGTTTCCACTCCAATTTGGGCACTAGGTGGCGCTGTCCCACGTCCGTATGAAGAGGTTATTGAACATTGCTTTGGGCCCAGGAACTGGGACTCATATATAGGACAGTATTATATAGTCAGACACAAGGAGTTCTATATGTACACGGCACCCCTATATCTTGTGCCCCCCAGTACTCCCAGTCTTGCATCCCAAAAGGACCCTGAAGCCCAAGTGCTGCCCACCTATAGCCCCCTCTGTGGGCAGCGCTACCAGCAAAGTGAGATGCAGATAAACCCACGGGACATTAATATGTGTGCACAATtcattgcttatttatatatatatatatatatatgtgccctgATTGTTGGTTTAGCCTGGCATTTAAGCATCTTTATGGTTGGTAAGGTCTGTCCCTATAGCAACCAGTTTTTATTCAGGAAAGTCACCCCAGCCGTAAGATATTTTACCCTTTGTTGCCCCATGCAGGAGACTGCAGCTCAGCGAGTGGCCCGGCTGCCCCTCATTCACTCAGCCTTCCAGATCGTCTCCTTTGCCTACAACGATGTCAAGAACCTCAACCCCCTGGTGGGTTATTTGTGCCACATGTCAGAGCGCGGTGTGAATGTGGCTAGTAGAGTGGCCAGTGCCGGAGCATCTCCTGTCCTGAGTATAATGAAGCCTCAGAGTGAGTGTGTtatacagtatggcagctcccacccatatcTATACATAAGCATAGAGACATCTCCAAGATTTGCTCAAACTCTCCCCCACAGCATTATCCTTTATTGGCAAAATGAAGCCCATGTCTGAGGTGCCATTGGGTGCTGGGAGAGGAATAAGGAAAGCTCACTGGGTGCCATCTGGGCTGTGAGGTGCTTGAGACAAGCTGGGTGCTGTTATATAAGTGAGGGTGGGACAGTGTGACATACAAACACTCACTGTAACAGCTCAGCACTCACACACCCTCCCCTGCCCACAGCACAAGCACAGCATTGTCTCAATGTTCTGCCAACAAACACTTTAATATCCGTCCTGTTACTTATCTACATCTCCTACAACTTCCCCTCTATGGCACCTCCCAAATTCTGTTATACGATAAGACTGCTGCACCTAgagcaagagggagacagtagggcaagaagaagacagtaggacaagatggagtcagaaggacaagatggagacagtaggacaaaatggagaaagtagagcgatttggagacagtagggcaagatgcagacagcAGAACACGATGGAGGCAGTGGGGCAAAAAGAagacaggacaagatggagaaagtagggcaagaagaAGACAttacgacaagatggagacagaaggacaagatggaggcagtagggcaagaaggagacattaggacaagatgaaggcagtatgacaagatggaaacagtaggacaagatggaggcagaaaCGCAAGACGGaggcagaagggcaagatggagacagtagaccaagaattgacagtaggataagatggagacagaaggacaaggtGGAAAAAGTAgagcgagatggagacagtaggacaagatggagacagtggggcaaaaagaaaacagtaggacaagatagagtagaacaaaatggagaaagtagagtaagatgaagatagtagggcaagacgAATAAAGTttagcaagatggagaaagtagggcaagatggggacattAGCGCACGATTATGACAGTAGTGTAAAATGTGGGTAAAAACAGTTGGACAAaataaaagtcaaagtaaactttattgtcatgtcagcagtatacgaatatacagtgagacgacgtggctccagctagtacatatcacaaaaaggcacttaaaagtAGAGATGGCAGAGCAGGGTGGGTAAAGGGGATTTTCTATATACAAACTGAAAATCAAAGCAATAATCTCACAATCATCTTGAAATCTCATTTCAAGATAAAACTCCCTTTATCTCAGCCGTGTTACTTCCATTTGTAGCCCAGGGCACCGAGAGACCTTATCAGTTCAAACCAAACTGAAGAGAAGGGCTACCTAAAGCAGAGCCAATAAAACAACCTGGTTGTTAAACAAGAGTATACACTGCTCAAGTTCTCCtatgtattgtatatgtattggTTTAGCTGCAAAGATCATGCCATTTATTCACCCAAGtgcccatcatcatcatcatcagttgGGCAGAATGGGATTGGAAGAGGCAGTTTTGGTGTCCCCGGTATCAATCACTCACTTTCATACTAATGTGTGTTTTAGTTGCGCTGGTGAACAGTGTGGCCCTGCGGGTGGTGGATGAACTACAGACACAACATCCAGTGCTGGACCAACCAGCAGATGAGGTAAGATCATATCaccctatatatctatctctatatctttatatttatgtCACATCTCTCTGGTGCCAGTAGGTGGCGCTGCTGATCTGCTTGTCTGTGGTTAGTTACCCTGATAGTGGAAAGTTGGGGAAAAGGCCGGTCCTGCATCTCTTGTATTAACAATAAAccgatattttttattattgctttctAAATGCTAtactctgctacattgtttcacgaGTCAGATCttgcagtgcagagaatacacTAATTACAATACCATAATTAAGCATGGTTCCCCCAATTCTGCTCTTTCTCATCCCGGGCAGGTGGTTGCAGATGTCCGGGATACACTGATGGGTGCAGCGGGTGCTGCCAGGGATCAGGTGCTTAACTCCCTGCAGAAGGCACAAGACAGAGTCAAGGGATTACTAACGGATGCACAGGACACTACTTTGTTGGCCGCCACCACACTGGGCACCCTGGGCATCCGAGAGACCCTGAAGCTCGGGACTGAGCTGGTGGTTTCCCAGGCAGTGAAGCTGGTTGATACTTACCTGcccgaggaggaggaggaggaagaggatgaaGGAGAAGCTGGTAAGTCACTGATCCCTTTAGCCAGTAAATATACAGCCCATGCAGTAGGATGCTTATTCcctataaaacacacattttcacctGCATTTGAACAGCCTGCAAGCAACTGGCCTACTGAGTGTAGGAAAAGAGCAGAATGTCGTGCCAAAATTGGTCAGTGGGCCTTTATGGGCTAATGTATGTATGTGAGAGTATAAGCAACATGGCAAATATAAG
The sequence above is a segment of the Xenopus laevis strain J_2021 chromosome 8L, Xenopus_laevis_v10.1, whole genome shotgun sequence genome. Coding sequences within it:
- the pex11b.L gene encoding peroxisomal biogenesis factor 11 beta L homeolog isoform X1; the encoded protein is MENAEEIQPETAAQRVARLPLIHSAFQIVSFAYNDVKNLNPLVGYLCHMSERGVNVASRVASAGASPVLSIMKPQIALVNSVALRVVDELQTQHPVLDQPADEVVADVRDTLMGAAGAARDQVLNSLQKAQDRVKGLLTDAQDTTLLAATTLGTLGIRETLKLGTELVVSQAVKLVDTYLPEEEEEEEDEGEAGSERGSSSDEEEEESGGSAIGLISRILLLLGTIISRGLPRLNASVHGAWTLLSGVLNLVLNVPLKLRRRLQSLIRWLLLTKTSKEEPKVRPSFKKKSNTQSRLVRSPSKRSKNQGVPLFRVSANGRRIISEFEDERSRVRYNRRQSLDNAFCTSRILED